One Ilumatobacter fluminis genomic window, CAGTCGCCCGGACCATCCGGCGCGGATCTTCGACCCGTACCTGGCGCGAGCACGCGGCTGGGTCGCACACCGCAAGGGATTCCCCGACGACGCGCGTGCGGCGTTCGTCGCCGGGTTCGACGCGGCGACCGACGGCGGCAGCGTGATCGCAGCTCTCGGATGTGCGCACGACCTGTGCCGGATCGGTCGCGCCGACACCGCAGCCGAGCTGCTCGCCCAGCTCGACCTGACCGAGCTCGAGGGGCGCTATCCGCAGTGCCAGCAGCGCCACATCGGGGCAGCCGTCGACGGTGACGTCGATGCCCTCACCGACGTCGTCGACCAGTTCGTGTCACTCGGCGCGCCTCACCTCGCCGCGGAGGCGGCGACCGATGCGGCACGGTCGCCGGCCGCGACGGCGCGCGACCGACGACGGTTGCTGCAACGCGCGGCCGAGGTGTCGACCGGCGACAGTGGTGGGGTCGACCAACTGGCAGCACAGGTCGGACTGACCCGCCGCGAGCACGACGTCGTGGCCCTCGCCGCCCTGGGTCTCACGAGCCGTGAGGCGGCCGACCGGCTCAGCATCTCGCGCCGAACCGTCGAGACGCATCTCGGCAACGCCTACCAGAAGCTCGGCGTCAACGACCGACTCGGTCTGCTCGAGCGTCTCCGGCCGAGCACCTGACCCGTCAGCATCGCCCATCGTCGGTCGGTCATCTGCCGGAGGTGGTCGGCGCACTGCCGGCGGTGGTCGGCGCAACGGCATGGCCGGTTGGTGGCAGGCCGGCGTCACGGCGCAACGACGGTGTCACACCCCCGTCGTACGCTCGCGATCACCGACTTCCCCACTCCGACCGTCCCGGGGAGGGAACAACATGATCCGAGAACGACCACCGGCCCCGATGGCCGGACGCGTCGACGCACGCCTGCCGATCACGCCGGCGCTGGTCGCCGCTGCGGCCGGCGTCACCCTCGAGGTGGCGACGCGCCACCTCGCCGCCTGGTGCGACGCCGTCACGAATCGATGTGCGAACGGTGACGTGCTGATCTTCGATCAGGTCGTCGTCGGGCCGAACGCTCCGATCCTGCTCGAGGGGTGGCATGCCGTCCGCTCGGCGGCACGAGCCGAGGCGAGCGGGCTGTTCGACGAACTCGAAGAGCGGTGGTACGACGTCCATGCCGAGCGGTGTGGCGACGACTGCGAGCACTCGTTCGAGCAACTCGACGTCACCGACTGGGCGCTGTGGTTGCTGCGATCCGGGTGGTGCGGTGAACGCTTCACCGACGGCCGACGCGTCGTGGCCCGAGCCGTCGTCGTCGACGCCGACAACGTGATGGACGTCGTGCGAGTCGAGCTGGCGATCGAGCGTCTGATGGCCGAGTTGGCCGACGCGATCACGGTCGGCGGCTGTCCCGTGGTCGACGCCCGCCTGCCGATCGTGCGCAGCGATGGCCTCCGATGGGCGGCGTGATGCTGTCCGTCACCTGCGTGGTCATACCGAGTTATACTCGAACCGTGAAAACGGCGGTGTCGATTCCCGATGCACTGTTCGAGGCGGCCGACGCCTTGGCGCGCGAGCGCCGCGTCAGCCGATCAGCGCTCTACGCCGAGGCGCTGGCGATGCTCCTGGCGTCGGCCGGTGACGACGACGTCACGCGACAACTCGATGCGCTGTATGCCGATTCGTCGGTGCCGGTCGATCCGATCGTGGCGGTCGCCAACTCGACGCTCGCAGCCGAGCCGTGGTGATTCGACGGGGCGATGTCTGGTGGGCCGACCTCGGCGAACCCGCCGGATCCGGCCCGGGGCGTCGGCGACCCGTGGTCGTCGTGTCGTCCGACTCGTTCAACCGGAGCCGGATCGGCACGGTGCTCGTCGCCGTGATCACCTCGAACACGGCCCTCGCCGCTGCACCCGGGAACGTCGAACTCGACCGAGGTGACGTCGGGCTCGACAACGACTCCGTCGTCAACGTGAGTCAGCTCACGACACTCGACAAGCGAACGCTCACCGATCGCTCGGGCGAGTTGTCGCTCGCGAAGCTCGACGAACTCGACGCTGGCCTCCGCCTCGCACTCGCTCTCGACTGAAACGCGAGTGGTGCGATCGATCAGCGGCGGCGGATCATCGTGACGCCGTCGCCGATCGGCAGCATCACGGCGACCACGTCGTCGCGCTCGGCGACGCCGTCGTTGAAGGCGCGCAGCGCGACCGTCGACTCGTCCTGTGCTTCGTCGCCCACCACGGCGCCGCTCCACAGCACGTTGTCGACCACGATCACGCCACGGTCGGACAGGCGGGGGAGGAGCAGGTCGAGGTACGACTGGTAGCCCGGCTTGTCGGCGTCGACGAAGGCGAGGTCGATCGGTCGGTCGAAGTCGTACTCGGCGATGCGGTCGGCCGCCGGGCCGATCACCATCTCGATGCGATCGGTGACCCCGGCCGCGTCCCACGCCTCGGTGGCGATGTCGAGGTACTGGTCGGTGATGTCGAAGCAGACCATCCGTCCGTGCTCGGGGAGCGCTCGTGCCATCCACAGCGCCGACATGCCGGTGAAGGTGCCCACCTCGACCACCAGCTCGGCGCCGGTGATCGCGACCATCATCTCCAGGAAGTGACCCTGATCGGGGCCGATGTTCATCCCGGCGCGGTCGGCCCAGCGCTCCTGGGTCGTGGCGGCGAGCTGCTCGCTCACCGGGTCGTGCGACGGGTTCGCGTGCCGCTGCACGTACTCGAAGACCGAATCGTCCATCTGGATCCAACGCATGCCGACTGGCTACCACAGACAGGGCCCGGTGCCACCGGTGCGTCGAGGTCGACGCGTCAGGAGTTCGAGAACGTGATGCTGTCGATCTCGATCGTGCGACCGGCCGACTCGACCGGGTCGAGGCGCAGCGCTCGGATCGTGCCCTGCCAGGTCGGGATGCCGCCGAGATCGACGACGATGTCGCGGAAGTCGTCGACGTCACGCAGTTCGAACACCGTCGACTGCGCCTCGGTCGTCTCGCCGACGCCTGCCTCGGTCCAGAACAGCTGGGCGTACTCGCCGTCGGCACCGGGCGCCTTCATGCGGATCGTCATGCGGTCGTAGACGGCGGGGAGCACGATCTCGCTCGACAGGAACCAGGGGTCGTCGCCGGTCGACTCCATCCGCAGCACACCGTCGACCGCCTCGAACGCGTCGAGGTCGTTGTCGGCGAACCAGCCTTCGGTGTCGCCATCGGTGTCGAACGTCCACGCCGGGGCGGGGATCTCCTCCTCCACGACGGCGATCGGATAGCGCACCAGGTCGCGGTCGAGGCTGTTGCCGCCGAAGTTGAACCGCGAGATGTAGAGGTACATCTCGCCGTCGCTCGTGCCGAAGCTCGGGCTGGCGCTGTCGGGGTCGATGATCGACGGGTAGGCGTACACCAGCTCGTTCGCCGGGTCGGCGACCGCCAGACCGGACGGCAGCTCGATCAGCAACTCACGCAGCGTCCAGTCGACGAGGTTCTCGCTGGTGGCGTAGTAGACGCCCCACTCGTCGTCGTACGTGACAGTGTTCGCGCTGATGCCGACCATCACGTAGCCGCCCAGCGCCTCGTCGTAGACGACGCTCTCCTGCACCGACCCGCCGAGTTCGGCGTCGGCCAGCGGCGCGCACTTGTCGCCGGCGGTCGCGGTCTCGGTGTACGGGTCGAGCCACTCACCCGTGAAGCCGGAGCCGTCCCAGTAGCGCCACGCCGACGGGTTGGCCAGATCGTCGGTCCGCATGGCGCACACCCACTGGCGCTCGTCGGGCTGGTCGCTGACGTTTCCGAACAGGTAGTAGAAGCCGTCGCTGTGACGCACGACGTTGCTCGGCTGGCGGATGCCCGACGGCACCGTGTCGTCGCGGTACGTGTAGGGGAGCGTGGCGATCATGTGGCCGGGCGGATCGGCGACCGGCGCGAAGGTGCGGCCGCCGTCGGTCGACACGACCATCACGAACGAGGTGTCGAGGCAGGGGAGTCGCTCGCCCGACGGGCACTGGTCGGGCCGGGTCGCCGGATGGGTGTCGCCGCGGTACTCGTTGTGCACGACGGCGTACACGGTGGTGCCGTCGTCGGTGTACGGCGAGCCGATCCACCACGAATCGGTGAACGTTGCCGGGTCGGGGCCGTACGGCGACGAGAGGATCGGCGCCGAACAATCGCTGACGACCTCACCGAGCGACGGGCCGACCATGGCGTACGTGTCCCA contains:
- a CDS encoding DUF4185 domain-containing protein, whose amino-acid sequence is MRGGRMTGLMVASALALAACSGGDDSAETGGPTGTVDATTAPATSPSGTEPATTPTTAAPTTAPPTTTVRSTVATTPPSTSEPEPFVPPSRTRVVVTGPEEIVFDWTDDRCEDANIPDIAARAFRSADGRVNLTIGHWDTYAMVGPSLGEVVSDCSAPILSSPYGPDPATFTDSWWIGSPYTDDGTTVYAVVHNEYRGDTHPATRPDQCPSGERLPCLDTSFVMVVSTDGGRTFAPVADPPGHMIATLPYTYRDDTVPSGIRQPSNVVRHSDGFYYLFGNVSDQPDERQWVCAMRTDDLANPSAWRYWDGSGFTGEWLDPYTETATAGDKCAPLADAELGGSVQESVVYDEALGGYVMVGISANTVTYDDEWGVYYATSENLVDWTLRELLIELPSGLAVADPANELVYAYPSIIDPDSASPSFGTSDGEMYLYISRFNFGGNSLDRDLVRYPIAVVEEEIPAPAWTFDTDGDTEGWFADNDLDAFEAVDGVLRMESTGDDPWFLSSEIVLPAVYDRMTIRMKAPGADGEYAQLFWTEAGVGETTEAQSTVFELRDVDDFRDIVVDLGGIPTWQGTIRALRLDPVESAGRTIEIDSITFSNS
- a CDS encoding type II toxin-antitoxin system PemK/MazF family toxin yields the protein MVIRRGDVWWADLGEPAGSGPGRRRPVVVVSSDSFNRSRIGTVLVAVITSNTALAAAPGNVELDRGDVGLDNDSVVNVSQLTTLDKRTLTDRSGELSLAKLDELDAGLRLALALD
- a CDS encoding O-methyltransferase; protein product: MRWIQMDDSVFEYVQRHANPSHDPVSEQLAATTQERWADRAGMNIGPDQGHFLEMMVAITGAELVVEVGTFTGMSALWMARALPEHGRMVCFDITDQYLDIATEAWDAAGVTDRIEMVIGPAADRIAEYDFDRPIDLAFVDADKPGYQSYLDLLLPRLSDRGVIVVDNVLWSGAVVGDEAQDESTVALRAFNDGVAERDDVVAVMLPIGDGVTMIRRR
- a CDS encoding ChpI protein; the protein is MKTAVSIPDALFEAADALARERRVSRSALYAEALAMLLASAGDDDVTRQLDALYADSSVPVDPIVAVANSTLAAEPW